A single window of Colletes latitarsis isolate SP2378_abdomen chromosome 6, iyColLati1, whole genome shotgun sequence DNA harbors:
- the LOC143342989 gene encoding rho guanine nucleotide exchange factor 10 isoform X4, whose protein sequence is MEEQHNGVILIKYEPRSRCRSWDDVGPTKMETVGQTHRQHHPSLEATRSNTSTQSARSEDSWCSASDHDLSSDDESEKSNISIKSNCQLRNTLHKARTLCDKWRSQNMRVSNADPLDSPGNHGRLSRWFSIRRGSTQQYDVDSSDTVSLTSPIKAPQMPQLCEIEEENSSAMLQFQCMQQRRQTPPALPPTPANLTPQQLKRRHIVAAIVHSENSYVSTLQRLVNDYKKPLEESSPPILSQAKIVTLFHRLPEILQCHTLFRIALAECVRSWDKDEKLGDVFVASFSKAIVLDIYSGFINNFSRAMDLAKQESKRKTALADFFKVKQISAHDRLSFFGLMVKPVQRFPQFILFLQDLLKHTPQGHHDRMSLQLALTQLESLAEMLNERKREAEQFQAFKEMLRHVSGKLSHRPLSSSSRYLIREDNVTQLEFNQNGMITKSKRRRLLLLNDLVVCVSVTPRSAEDFSGSERLTLKWTYPVSDIEIQDTSTSPTLSRLLTAGLNKGGSLKSDKSGECGQAGADNLCVEMNDLMHDYEVMSRISDLVAQLKGKYEGMTLEKTKQILQSIQLSIQQKDEDMVWADSCCLQLVTKQGQMYTFQTENPLVKKDWITELRLAQLALDPNNSPSWEVPEQEQRPSTKMPLFVSSQQVYHSQHQTEVRCGCYYTAQNPRPTRRRGRSQSYLWICTGDGISSHVTVFGQSTIASATSLKQITAFDLVETQVGAIEFVKGSASDPLSLAGDVVWMGTDSRKILIYAASEPEKQEELGNYSVSGPVMQIKYHCDNVFVALGVGLLLLFRRQLDGAWNLRDPFVITLGNEPVSCLMPINASVYAACGKKVWVLNAVTGDIAKSFSAQHEHVGSVKLMAHSGVGLWVALKNSSTVCLYHTETFKHLQDINIASNVLRVTRSNNASNSCGDNLNNNQTSVTVTALLACKGLLWVGTNVGISLTIPLPRLEGVPIISGRVNISYHAHFGPITFLLAIQNPKNSVNCTTDETNDEDSVQLRPKETENRSARDRASLDSSMSSSIVKLKQQLAGSPVMLRRKRSKEYEYRGSKTLPRGLGSGGGFLSNSMSGSQSSGENCDVYGLYGELMYVKDYENENSSGIDPIYESLRRSDPELAAIPNKVSTLDRRLKMKITRPRSLDLSNWSVDSHASSLYTSSGSEENLSLKTGKLSRNSSTASRNGPYDAAATTNSSVVQSVPETMPQPNSIKTNGKKMNKTLQQIEQPKRTVLTLMGGRGYINWRQLNAQSLADKSSKSGYTFKDPNSNDAHIVLWEMKL, encoded by the exons ATGAACCACGTTCAAGGTGCAGATCATGGGATGACGTAGGACCGACTAAAATGGAAACTGTCGGCCAAACGCACAGACAGCATCACCCTTCCTTGGAGGCGACCAGGTCCAACACCTCGACGCAGTCGGCCAGAAGCGAGGATTCCTGGTGCTCCGCGTCGGATCATGACCTCTCCTCGGACGACGAGAGCGAGAAGAGTAATATCAGTATTAA AAGTAATTGCCAATTGAGGAACACGTTGCACAAGGCGAGGACGCTCTGCGACAAGTGGAGGTCGCAGAATATGCGAGTGAGCAATGCGGACCCGTTGGACTCGCCCGGAAACCATGGACGACTGTCGAGATGGTTCAGCATTCGACGAGGCTCGACGCAACAGTACGACGTCGACTCCTCCGACACGGTGTCTCTTACGAGTCCCATCAAGGCGCCGCAGATGCCGCAGCTATGCGAA ATCGAGGAGGAGAACAGCAGCGCGATGTTGCAGTTCCAGTGCATGCAACAACGCAGGCAGACCCCGCCGGCCCTTCCACCGACACCGGCGAATTTAACCCCCCAGCAATTGAAACGTCGACACATAGTAGCCGCTATCGTGCACTCCGAGAACAGTTACGTGTCGACGTTGCAGAGGCTAGTGAAC GATTACAAGAAACCTTTGGAGGAATCCTCGCCGCCCATACTGAGCCAGGCGAAAATAGTAACGTTGTTTCATAGATTGCCGGAGATTCTGCAATGCCATACGTTGTTCAGAATCGCGCTGGCGGAATGCGTCCGCTCGTGGGACAAGGACGAGAAGCTGGGGGACGTGTTCGTGGCGAGCTTCAGCAAAGCCATCGTTCTCGACATTTACAGCgggtttataaataatttttcgagggCCATGGATTTGGCTAAACAGGAGTCGAAGAGAAAGACCGCGCTCGCCGACTTTTTCAAG GTGAAACAAATAAGCGCTCACGACAGACTGTCCTTCTTCGGATTGATGGTCAAGCCCGTACAGAGGTTTCCGCAATTTATACTATTCTTGCAA GACTTACTGAAACACACGCCGCAAGGACATCACGATCGAATGTCGTTGCAATTAGCGTTGACCCAATTGGAGAGTTTGGCGGAAATGCTGAACGAGAGGAAGCGCGAAGCGGAACAGTTTCAAGCGTTCAAAGAGATGTTACGACACGTGTCCGGGAAATTGTCCCATCGTCCACTCTCGTCTTCGTCCAGGTATCTTATCAGGGAGGATAACGTGACGCAATTG GAATTTAATCAGAATGGAATGATAACGAAATCCAAAAGACGAAGGTTACTCCTGCTGAATGATCTCGTGGTGTGCGTCTCGGTGACACCAAGGTCCGCAGAGGATTTCAGCGGCAGCGAGAGACTTACTCTAAAATGGACGTATCCTGTGTCAGATATCGAG ATTCAGGATACGAGTACCTCGCCAACGTTAAGTCGTTTGTTGACCGCTGGCCTGAACAAAGGCGGCAGCTTAAAATCTGACAAAAGCGGAGAGTGTGGACAAGCAGGCGCGGACAATCTGTGCGTAGAAATGAACGATCTTATGCACGATTACGAAGTGATGTCTAGGATAAGCGATTTAGTTGCACAGCTGAAGGGCAAATACGAG GGGATGACGCTCGAGAAGACTAAACAAATTCTACAGTCCATACAATTGTCGATACAACAAAAAGACGAGGACATGGTTTGGGCCGACAGTTGTTGCTTGCAGTTGGTAACGAAGCAAGGTCAAATGTACACGTTCCAAACCGAGAATCCCCTGGTGAAGAAAGACTGGATAACCGAACTTAGGCTAGCACAGCTGGCCTTGGACCCGAACAATTCTCCTTCGTGGGAAGTACCTGAACAAGAACAAAGACCATCCACCAAGATGCCGCTTTTCGTTAGTTCGCAACAGGTGTACCATTCGCAACATCAGACAGAA GTACGTTGCGGTTGTTACTACACTGCGCAAAATCCACGCCCGACCAGGCGCCGCGGCAGAAGCCAAAGTTACTTATGGATATGCACGGGGGACGGTATATCCAGTCACGTAACGGTATTCGGCCAGTCGACGATAGCTTCCGCGACCTCTTTGAAGCAGATCACCGCGTTCGACTTGGTAGAGACCCAAGTGGGTGCTATAGAGTTCGTGAAGGGCTCCGCCTCCGATCCGTTGTCGCTGGCGGGCGACGTCGTGTGGATGGGAACGGACTCGCGCAAGATCCTAATCTATGCCGCCTCGGAGCCCGAGAAACAAGAGGAGCTGGGCAACTATTCGGTGTCGGGGCCGGTGATGCAGATCAAATACCATTGCGACAACGTCTTCGTCGCGTTGGGGGTCGGTCTGCTGCTGCTGTTCAGACGGCAACTGGACGGCGCGTGGAACCTTAGGGATCCGTTCGTGATAACGTTGGGCAACGAACCGGTCTCCTGTCTGATGCCGATCAACGCCTCCGTTTACGCGGCCTGCGGGAAAAAGGTCTGGGTACTTAACGCGGTGACCGGGGACATCGCGAAAAGCTTCAGCGCGCAGCACGAGCACGTTGGCAGCGTGAAACTGATGGCTCACTCCGGCGTGGGGCTGTGGGTCGCGTTGAAGAACTCGAGCACCGTCTGTCTCTACCACACGGAAACGTTCAAGCACTTGCAGGACATCAACATAGCGTCGAACGTGCTGAGAGTGACCAGATCGAACAACGCCTCGAACTCATGCGGCGACAATTTGAACAACAATCAGACGTCCGTCACGGTGACGGCGCTGTTGGCGTGCAAGGGCCTCCTTTGGGTGGGCACCAACGTGGGCATCAGCCTGACGATCCCTCTTCCGCGATTGGAGGGTGTGCCGATCATCAGCGGTCGCGTGAACATCTCCTATCACGCGCACTTCGGTCCCATCACTTTCCTGCTGGCCATACAGAATCCGAAGAACTCGGTGAATTGCACGACCGACGAGACGAACGACGAGGACAGCGTACAGTTGAGGCCGAAGGAAACCGAGAACAGAAGCGCCAGGGATCGGGCCAGCTTGGACTCGTCGATGTCGAGCAGCATCGTGAAGCTGAAGCAACAGCTGGCGGGCAGCCCGGTGATGTTGAGACGGAAACGTAGCAAGGAGTACGAGTACAGGGGTTCGAAGACGCTTCCTAGGGGTTTAGGTTCAGGCGGTGGATTCCTGTCGAACTCGATGTCCGGGTCGCAGAGCTCCGGCGAGAATTGCGACGTCTACGGGCTGTACGGGGAACTGATGTACGTGAAGGATTACGAGAACGAGAACAGCTCCGGCATCGATCCGATTTACGAGTCGTTGAGGAGGAGCGACCCGGAGCTGGCTGCCATACCAAATAAAGTTAGTACCTTAGACCGTAGATTGAAGATGAAGATCACCAGACCCAGGTCGTTGGATCTGTCGAATTGGTCGGTCGACTCGCACGCCAGTTCCCTGTACACGTCCTCGGGATCCGAGGAGAACCTGTCGTTGAAGACGGGTAAATTGTCGCGCAACAGCAGCACGGCCAGTAGAAACGGACCGTACGACGCGGCCGCGACGACCAACAGCAGCGTGGTGCAGTCGGTGCCCGAAACGATGCCGCAGCCCAACAGTATAAAGACAAACGGCAAAAAGATGAACAAGACTTTGCAGCAGATAGAACAACCGAAACGAACTGTTCTGACGCTGATGGGCGGCCGTGGTTACATTAACTGGAGGCAACTGAACGCGCAGTCCCTCGCCGACAAGTCCTCCAAGTCGGGCTACACGTTCAAAGATCCCAACAGCAACGACGCCCACATCGTGCTGTGGGAGATGAAATTATGA